Part of the Paenibacillus sp. FSL R7-0273 genome is shown below.
ACCCTTATCCATATAAAAAGAGAAAGCAGCAGCCGCTCTGTGCATACAGAAGCGGCTGCTGCTCTTTTGTAGAATATAACTGCCAGCCTGTACACTGGCCTCTACTTATTGGTGCTGTGTGTTTTGTTGGATAACCGGGCCTGTGGAGAGCCTTGGCCCCTGCGCTTATTCTTCTCTGCCTTGCGCTGATTCTCCTGAAACTTGGCAACAAATTCGTGTGTATTCATACCTGTCGGCCTCCTAAGCGAAATTGAGCATAGATTGGTCAGAACTGCCTTTACTATGCCCTATCCCGGCTGGGCTGATGCATGAAGCGGAAGCTTATTCCGCGGGCGGCTCCAAAACCCCGTACTGGGCCAGTGCCTTCATAGCGGAGTCACGCATCCGCTTTTTGAGTAAAGCCCCTTCGGTTACACGCACTCTTTTGCCCAGAAAACGGAGCTTCGACAGCACATATTCACCCTCATTTCCAAGATAGGTCAAGGCGATGGAATAGGTCCCGGACAGCTCATCATAATGAACCTCCTTCTCAAAGCAGGAAAAAGCGTACAGGATACGCGAAAGCTCACGGTTATATTCCGGCTGCACCTCAATTACGGCCCGCTGCTTCCGGCTTTCCAGCAGAGTGCGGATCTCAGCTAGCGCTGAAGCATAGGTCTCTGCCTGAACCGGAGCCTCAGAGACAGACGCAATTTTGGACAATCGGACGCTGAGAAAATTACGCCGCTTCCAGCTGTACCAGAGCAGATACCACTCCCGTTTGACCATAGAATACTCCAGGCGGTAAGGCAGGCCGGATTGCTTGGGACTGATCATGCCGTCTTTCAGGATGAAAGTCAGCCGTACCCCGTGCTTGTGCTGTATACAATGCCTTAATGTCCGCAGAAGAGGATGAAACACCTGCCGTTCCCTGCTTGCGGCTTTGTGAATCAGGTGATCATTCAGGGGGAGTGCTTCGTCCTGATGCAGGAGAGTGCGCAGCTTTTCAAGGGTAGGGACTGAGAAGGCAGCGGCGGATGAGGGGTGGTTCAGCATCAGCTTCAGCCAGGCGCGCTCATGGGCAGTGGAGAGGAAGGCGCCGGATTCCTCAAGCCTGGACAGGATTCTGTAATTAAAAATCTTTTCAAACGGATTCATAGTAAGCCAGCAGCTCCTTCCATTCCTGGATCATCTCCTGCCGCAGCTGCAGGGGCTCGAGAATTTCACAGCTGGAACCGAAGCTCCTCAGCCATGGCTTGATCTCGGTATATCCGTTAACTTTAATCTCATAGATAAAAGAGTGCTCGTCTTCCCCGGTGATCACGCCCCATTGACCTTGAAGAAGCACCCGCTCCTTAACAAAATTATTTCCGCCGCCCGCTACCGGGTTAATAAACCTGGCACGGATGGTGACCGGATTGCCCGTATCAATCATCCAGCTCAGGGACAGTATTTCCTCCAGCCGCAGTTTTTCAGACTGAAACTGC
Proteins encoded:
- a CDS encoding DUF4023 family protein, with amino-acid sequence MNTHEFVAKFQENQRKAEKNKRRGQGSPQARLSNKTHSTNK
- a CDS encoding WYL domain-containing protein → MNPFEKIFNYRILSRLEESGAFLSTAHERAWLKLMLNHPSSAAAFSVPTLEKLRTLLHQDEALPLNDHLIHKAASRERQVFHPLLRTLRHCIQHKHGVRLTFILKDGMISPKQSGLPYRLEYSMVKREWYLLWYSWKRRNFLSVRLSKIASVSEAPVQAETYASALAEIRTLLESRKQRAVIEVQPEYNRELSRILYAFSCFEKEVHYDELSGTYSIALTYLGNEGEYVLSKLRFLGKRVRVTEGALLKKRMRDSAMKALAQYGVLEPPAE